The following is a genomic window from Malus sylvestris chromosome 7, drMalSylv7.2, whole genome shotgun sequence.
TATTAATCTGTTATGAATATAAAAAACTGAATATAGTCCAACCTTAGAGCTAACTCTAGTttatttttggggtttttgaactttaatccttgaagaagattaaaattcaataaaaacctagtgttagattggatattgattttagtcctccaatgtgtacttaattcaaatttatattatatttatattttaaaattaaaattaaaattatttattattattatacacattttaattcattatatttattttactttctCTAATGAGTGTACCTAAACGTccatatcataatatattttactaaattagtgtaccaaaatgtctgtatctaaatatattgtagtgaATCAatggcacataagaaaatatgcaaaaacatatgTGTACCAAAAAATtccgtacctaaatatatgatactaaactagtgtaccaaaatgtcagtacctaaatatattataataaacTAGTGTACTGAAATGTCCGTacctaaacatattatactaaccTAGAGTATCGAAATGGtcatacctaaatatattgtaataaattagtggcacataagaaaatatgcaaaaacatgtGTATCAAAAAATCTTTACGAAAAAAATTTCTTATATAAGATACTTACTataatgagaattaaaatttataatattttcataaaatttaatttatgaacaccataaaattataaataaaaaagtaaaacatTTAATATGTTGGCATTAAATAGAGTCTAGgaactaaaatcaatttttaatcttgtataagaTGTTCATCtaatttaaggattaaaatctagttttctatttattttttctctcCTTCTGGGTTTATAAATAGCGAGTGACACCTTCAGTCTCTCCACATCTGCAAATCTTCACGTGCCCTTTCCTGCTTCCTATCTGCCCTCCCTCCAATTTTATCTCTGAAGTTGTTGGTTTCTGAATTCTGATCGGTATTCTAGGAACCTCATCCAATTTCTGCTTCCGAGTCTTTGACCGTTAAGAGATAACTATCAACAACTATCAAAAGGCGAGAGTTTTAATCTGTTCGTTGGTTTACAAAGCTGAAAGCAGCTTTTGCAACATACCAACTTTAGCTTCAGTTTTCTAATTCATCACTACTATGGAGAACAACAAGAAAGTGGGAAGTGGTGCAAGCCATGGCTCTTCTTCTCCATCAGCAAGGAATCTGGACCATCTCTTTGGTCCCAAGGActcctcttcatcttcttcttcatcatcctcctcggGATTATTTGGCTCTCTTTTCCCACCAGTCCCATCAACGGTACAtgcttattatttatttaagaTTATCATTTGATAATCGTTTCATTTTCACTTTTTCACTTTTCtaaaagctcaaaacttgttTTAGCAATTGTTTCAAAACTGAAAGCTATttcttgagttttcaaaatttgacttAGATTTTGGTTTTCATTTGCTTTTGTAAAAACTACCagggtttttgaactttaatcctttaagaatgttaaaatttaataaaaacctgATGTGAGACtggatattgattttagtcccttaatgtgggtaaggctagccgacattcacctctcccagaccctgcgtaaagcgggagccttgtgcactgggtatgaCCTTTAATGTGtacttaattcaaatttatatttatattatatttttgtcttaatatttaatagatatcttatttaacatcattacattaaattttaaatttattattatacacattttaattcattaattttatttaacttccTCTAATTAGTGTATCTAAACGTctgtatcataatatattttcctAATTTAGTGTACCGAATATGtctgtacctaaatatattgtagtaaattagtggcacataagaaaatatgcaaaaatataaGTGTACCGAAAATTCCGTACCTAACCATAtgatactaaactagtgtaccgaaatgtcgatacctaaatatattatactaaactaatgtacctaaatatccatatctaaacatattatactaacccagtgtaccgaaatgttcgtacctaaatatattgtaatgaattagtggcacataaaaaaatatgcaaaaacataagtgtaccgAAAAATCTCTacgaaaatatattttcttatataagatactcacaataaatgaaaattaaaatttataatattttcataaaatttaatttatgaaaccataaaattataaataaaaaagagaaacaTTGAATACATATGTTAACATTTAATAGAATCTAGggattaaaatcaatttttaatcttgtataagacatttttctaaatttcatCTTATTTAGAGATTAAAATCTAGTTTTTTAAAACTACAATGATTATCCAACAAATCCTTGGTATTGTCATGTTTTCGGTGTGAGACATACATTCATTATCAAATTccagcttttttatttttttattttttgttaaccTGTGgggtttaaattttgattttaggGAGCCGGGAGGGAGAGAAGGCAGGACTTAGGAGATCAAGCTGGGAAGTATGGGAGTCCAAGTTTTTCGGATAATAAGGGTGAAAGCAAAACCAGCAAAGCTTCCAATATgtatcaaaacgaagctgtGGAGCCATGCAACTTCAGTTCATCAATCTACTATGGCAGCCGAGAGAATTATAGTCCAAGAACTGGGACAACTGAATCCCACCAGCACCATACTGTAAGTgcaaaaattagggttttgttttggttgtttattCTTATTCGCTTTTTATGAAGTAAACACTAAtgatattgttttaatttaatttttagtcTAAGAAAGATGGTGGCGAGGACGATGCAAATGGGAATAATGCAAACAGTGTTTCAAGAGGAAACTGGTGGCAGGGTATGATCTGTATCTGTGGGCTTTTTACTTAATAAAGGAAAATGATCTTCGCCGGATCATTTATTTAGAAATCCTAAAAATTTCGTGATAATGATCGTTTATCGTACAATGTGTGATCAGTTTTCTttaagtattatttatatttaattttaaattttgaaatgcttTCTAACAGTACGATATGCGATTAACTGTTACGATCACGAGATTCCTAGGATCTTCATAAAAAGGATTCGGCGAAAATCATTTTCCCTTAATAATGAATATTATTAGTTTTTATTCTGCATGATTAATATGTACGTTTGACGTCTCATTTCTGTAGGTTCACTTTATTACTAATTATTTGCTCTACGCATTATGTGAACTCACCACCTAATAGCAGGTAACACGAATTGTCCTTTCTTTTAATATGCGTCGAATAGTATTATTGGTCTGCTCATATTAGAACAGGTGTgtctatattattatataataagttAAATAAAATCTCAAATATCAACACCATGTGAAGGTGTCACATCACATGAAAAAATTTCTATTTTTCACATCCTTTTATAACCACAAATATATGATGCTTCAAAGTGATAAAAGCAATAACTATTTGAAGAATTTTTCTTAGATATTCATCTGACGCAGAAATATGCTTGTTATGTTGCAGggtcaaacacaaatatatatgtatgatcTCTACCTTGAAGCTATATATGTATGGAAAATCAAATAAAGATGGTGGTGTTATATATACTACATATATAGCATGGCAGATAGAGCTAGCAGAACATCCATAACTGATTCAGAAACTTAACTTGGTGGGTTATTTTTATCCCACTTAGTCAAGTTGGTTAAATTATATATGGATATGAGCATATTAATCTCAGCTTTGATGTACTTTGTTTTGTAAGAACTTTCCATGTACTAATTAACTAGCACCTTGTGCTTTTCTGAATTTCAATCCTTATCTAATTAGTTTTACTGATCAAATCAATATATAATGAAGCCTTAGCTACTTTTTCTGTGATATTCTAGATGTCAATTTGCTTGGCTCCTTCCCTAAATTTTCTAAAAGTAGGAATCCCTACAAATTAAGGACATTGAATGCATATATAACTAGCAATGGTATATTAGTTTGGTTCTTCCAATgatgattaaaaaattgaaggtTCGGATTCACTAGATACaatgtgaaatgagttcaaaACACTGGTTTGCGCGATGTTAACTTCCTAACTAATCAGTACTTGAGCAGAACTTAAACTCTATATATTTGTAAGGTTCAATCATCAGACTTGCTATATGGGATGGGCCTATGGCCACTAATGAGGAATTCGACTTTCGGGCCTAGCCCAACAGAACGTGTTGTTTTCACTATTACAAATTTTTACATACATGACGTAGTTTAGGCGTCATGTTAAAAGTTTAATGACACAAGCATTTAGCGTCATCTTTGTGGGTGTCATTAAAGATATTTTTATGACGTTGAAAAAGTGTCATGTATTACTTTTAAGGACGCCTAAAAAGCGTCATTGAATTAAGAATTTGTGTCATCTATTACCATGTAAGACGCGGAATAAGTGTCATAAATAAATGAATGAGTGACATGGTATACTAAACATGACATACTCACAATGTCATGTATCTAGAGACGCCTAACAAGCgttattgaattaaaaaaatgtgtcaTCTATTTCAATTTAAGACGCGGAATATGTGTCATAAATATAGGAATGAGCGTCATGGTATACTAATTATGACATATGTAAAGCATGATGGACTATAGCACTGAAACCATTTGCAGTGTCATTGAATATTAGCAACGACACAAAAAGTGTGTCATAAGCCACCATTTGCAGTGTCATTGAATATTAGCAACGACACAAAAAGTGTGTCATAAGCCGTTTAATACAT
Proteins encoded in this region:
- the LOC126629941 gene encoding uncharacterized protein LOC126629941, with protein sequence MENNKKVGSGASHGSSSPSARNLDHLFGPKDSSSSSSSSSSSGLFGSLFPPVPSTGAGRERRQDLGDQAGKYGSPSFSDNKGESKTSKASNMYQNEAVEPCNFSSSIYYGSRENYSPRTGTTESHQHHTSKKDGGEDDANGNNANSVSRGNWWQGSLYY